The genomic region GGAGCCTTCGGAGGCGCAGATGCTAAAATATTAATGGTTATCTCGCTGATAATTCCAACGTTCCCTGCAATAGAGTTGGGTTCCACAAGTCTCCCACTCACCGGAGTTCCTCCAATCAACCTCTTTGCTTTCAGTGTATTTGGCAATTCCGTAATTCTTACTGTAATAGTTCCGATAGGACTGTGCCTGTATAATCTGGTGAAGAATCCATCTGAATCTTTGAAAAGGCCACTTTACATGTTCATAGGATATATCACTCCAATATCAAAACTGGAAAAAGGCCATTTCCGTATGATCGATTCTTACGAGGATACAAAAGACGGTTTAAAGTTCAAATTTTCAAGGTCAGGTACAGAAATCAGTTCTGATGTGATTAAAGAGCTGAAAATGTATCAGAAAGAAGGCAAAGTAAAAGATGGTGTATGGATAACTCCAGGTCTTCCGTTTATGATTCCAATAACTGCCGGATTCATAACAGCGGTTGTCTATGGGGATCTTATATTCCAGCTGACAATGCAATTCATGATGATGTGAA from Methanolobus tindarius DSM 2278 harbors:
- a CDS encoding A24 family peptidase C-terminal domain-containing protein — its product is MIELLKVLVCMPFLLYSCYSDIKTRRVSNNVWFMMFGVGFIFIMYDLMTYGLPYLVRNILSFLFIFAFVYILFQVGAFGGADAKILMVISLIIPTFPAIELGSTSLPLTGVPPINLFAFSVFGNSVILTVIVPIGLCLYNLVKNPSESLKRPLYMFIGYITPISKLEKGHFRMIDSYEDTKDGLKFKFSRSGTEISSDVIKELKMYQKEGKVKDGVWITPGLPFMIPITAGFITAVVYGDLIFQLTMQFMMM